The Meiothermus ruber DSM 1279 genome includes the window AGATGCCCTACGCCCTGCACGTCTACCACCAGTACACGGTGCGCCACCCCGAACGCGACCGGCTGGCCGCCCACCTGAAGCAGCAGGGCATCGGCAGCAGCGTGCACTACCCGCTGCCAGCCCACCTCCAGCCGGCCTACCGCGAGCTGGCCCCGGCAGGCTCCCTTCCAGCCGCCGAGGCCGCCGCCCGCGAGGTGCTGAGCCTGCCCATGCACCCCTTTCTGGAGGAGGCCCAGCTCGAGGCGGTCATCCGGGCCGTACAAAGTTACGCCTAGGCAGGGCACATTCTCCGCTCCTAGCCCCATTTATACTGGGCGCTATGTCGGAGAACCCTTTGCTGGAAGTGCGCTACGATATCCCTTTTAGCCAGATCCGCCCCGAGCACATCGAACCAGCCATCCAGACCCTCCTGGCCCAGGCCGAGGCCGAGCTCGAGGCCATCCTGCGGGTAGAGGGCCCCCGCACCTTCGAGAACACCCTGCTCCCCCTGGATCGGCTGGGCGAGGGGCTCAGCTACGCCTTTACGCTGGTGGCGCACCTCGAGAGCGTGGCTTCCACCCCCGAGCTCCGCGCAGCCTACAAAGCCATCATCCCGCCCATTACCGCCTTCAGCACCAAGGTGCAGATTTCCGCCGAGCTCTACCAGGCCCTCAAGGACTTCGCCGCCACCCCCGAGGCCAGCCAGCTCAGCCCCGACTGGGCCCGCTTCCTCAAGCTGCGCCTGGATGAGTTCCGCCGCCAGGGGGCCGATCTGCCCCCCGAAAAGAAAGCCCGCCTCGAGGCCCTCAACACCCGGCTTTCGGAGATCACCGCCCAGTTCGAGCAAAACCTCACCGACTCCACCGCCGACTGGGAGCTGTACCTGGACGAAAGCCAGGTGGCGGGCCTGCCCCCCAGCGCCCTCGAGGCCGCCCGCCAGAGCGCCCGCGCCAAAGGCCGCGAGGGGTACCGCTTCACCCTGCAACAGCCCAGCTACCTGGCCCTGCAAACCTACCTGGACGACGCCGAAATTCGCAAGCAGGTCTACCTGGCCTACCACCGCCGGGCGACCGAGCCAGGCCGCGACAACCGGCCCTTGATTGATGAAATTCTGGCCCTGCGCCGCGAAAAGGCCGAGTTGCTGGGCTACGCCAACTTTGCCGACTACGTGCTGGAAAACCGCATGGCCGGCAAGGCCGAGACCGCCCTGCGCTTCGAGCAAGACCTCAAAGCTGCCTACGAGCCCCATTTCAAGAAAGAGCTGGCCACCCTCGAGGCCTTCCGCCGGGAGCTCGAGGGCCCCCAGGCCCCCCCGCTGGAGCCCTGGGACATTGCCTACTACGCCGAGAAGCAGCGCAAAGCCCTCTACGACTTCGACGAAGAAGAACTGCGGCCCTACTTTGCCCTACCGCAGGTGCTCGAGGGACTCTTCGAGATCGTGCGGCGGGTCTTCGGCCTCGAGGTGCGGGAAGTAACGGGCGTGGAGACCTGGCACCCCGAGGTCAAAACCTACGAGATCTACCGGGAAGGCCGGCGCATCTGCCGCTTCTTCACCGACTGGCACCCCCGCGAAAACAAGCGCGGCGGGGCCTGGATGAACACCCTC containing:
- a CDS encoding M3 family metallopeptidase, with product MSENPLLEVRYDIPFSQIRPEHIEPAIQTLLAQAEAELEAILRVEGPRTFENTLLPLDRLGEGLSYAFTLVAHLESVASTPELRAAYKAIIPPITAFSTKVQISAELYQALKDFAATPEASQLSPDWARFLKLRLDEFRRQGADLPPEKKARLEALNTRLSEITAQFEQNLTDSTADWELYLDESQVAGLPPSALEAARQSARAKGREGYRFTLQQPSYLALQTYLDDAEIRKQVYLAYHRRATEPGRDNRPLIDEILALRREKAELLGYANFADYVLENRMAGKAETALRFEQDLKAAYEPHFKKELATLEAFRRELEGPQAPPLEPWDIAYYAEKQRKALYDFDEEELRPYFALPQVLEGLFEIVRRVFGLEVREVTGVETWHPEVKTYEIYREGRRICRFFTDWHPRENKRGGAWMNTLIRGVRNGNATEPHLGLMCGNLTPPVGDRPALLTHREVETIFHEFGHLLHLALSSVEARSLVGTQVARDFVELPSQIMENWCWEREALDLFARHYQTGEPIPDELFEKMLRAKNYWAANLGMRQLAFGTVDLALHVHYTPSDGDVVAYARQVMQPFMPAPLPQDYAFVAGFAHLFGHPVGYAAGYYSYKWSEVLDADAFSRFKAEGIFNRQTGEDFITHILSKGNSADPAELFRRFLGRDPDPRALLARSGLLD